In the genome of Chryseobacterium phocaeense, the window GGAAAGCACTTGACGAACATTTTGGAGGAAACGACTTCGATATGAGAAGCCTTTTCCAGTACAATCCTAACCGTTTTAATGAATTTTCCATACAGAAAGACAATTTTCTTTTTGATTATTCCAAAAACCTGATCGATTCAAGAACAAAAGAGCTTCTTATTCAGCTAGCCAACGAATGCCAGTTGAAAGATGCCATTTCCCAGATGTTTTCAGGTGAAAAGATTAATGAGACGGAAGGAAGAGCCGTTCTTCATACCGCTTTAAGAGATTTTTCAGATAAAGAAATCATCGTAGACGGTGAAAATATCAAACCACAGATCAGAAGAGTCCTTGATCACATGAAATTCTTCTCCGAAAAAATTATTTCCGGGGAACATAAAGGTTTTAGTGGGAAAGAAATTACGGATGTGGTGAATATCGGCATCGGAGGTTCGGATCTTGGTCCGGTGATGGTGTGTTCGGCTTTAAAGCATTTTAAAACGAGACTGAATGTTCATTTCGTTTCCAATGTAGACGGAAATCACATCGCTGAAACCGTTAAAAAACTGGATCCGGAAACCACGCTGTTCATTATCGCTTCCAAGACGTTCACCACTCAGGAAACCATGACCAATGCCAACTCTGCAAAAGACTGGTTTTTAAAAGCAGGAAAACAAGAGGATGTTGCGAAACATTTCGTTGCTTTATCTACTAATATTGAAGAAGTTAAGAAATTCGGAATCGCAGAGGAAAATATTTTTGAGTTCTGGGATTGGGTAGGCGGAAGATATTCCCTTTGGAGCGCTATTGGTTTGAGCATCGTTCTGGCGGTGGGCTATGACAATTTTGAGCAGCTTTTAAAAGGAGCCAACGATACAGACCAGCATTTCCAGACTGCAGATTTCTCAGAAAATATTCCGGTTCTGATGGGGCTTTTAGGCATCTGGTACCGTAATTTCTATGCAGCAACAAGCTATGCTATTCTGCCTTATTCCCAATACTTGGACAGGTTTGCAGCCTATCTTCAGCAGGGAGATATGGAAAGCAACGGAAAATGTGTAGACAGAAACGGCGAATTTGTAGAATATGAAACGGGACCAATTATCTGGGGTGAGCCGGGGACCAACGGACAGCATGCTTTCTACCAGCTTATCCACCAGGGAACAGAATTGATTCCGGCAGATTTTATCGCTTATGCAAAAAGCAGTAATGCAGTTTCTGATCACCAGCCTAAACTTTTAGCCAACTTTTTTGCACAGACTGAGGCGCTTGCCTTCGGAAAATCTGAAGAAGAAGCAGAAGAAGAATTAAGAAATGCAGGAAAATCCGATGAGGAAATAGACAGATTGCTTAATTATAAAGTTTTCCATGGAAACACTCCGACCAATTCTATCCTTTTCAAAGAATTAACTCCTTTTTCATTGGGACAGTTAATCGCTTTGTATGAGCATAAGATTTTTGTTCAAGGGGTGATCTGGAATATTTTCAGCTTTGACCAGTTCGGTGTGGAATTAGGAAAAGTTTTAGCTAATAAGATCCTTCCGGAGCTTGAAAATAATGAGGCGGTAAGTTCTCATGACAGCTCTACCAACGGATTGATCAATTATTATAAAGGAAATAAATAACCTATGTCTGTACTACGGTCATATTATTATAAACTTCCACCCGGCCTAAGGCTTCTGGGCAGAAAAATTTATTTTTTCCCGATCGATCTCTATGATGGTCTTACCGGGAAAAGATCTAAAAATGCCCCTAAAAAAGGAGACATCTATGTAGGCGGCCGCGGCGATGATTTTATTGCCCACGGAATCCGTCAGGTGAATGCTCTTAAAAAGCACATCGGGATCCAAAATACAGATCATGTTCTGGATGTAGGATGTGGTATAGGAAGAACGGCGGTAGCACTTACAGACATTATTGATAAAGGAACCTATGATGGTTTTGATGCGGTAGAGAAAGGAATTAACTGGTGCAATAAAAATATCGGGGAAAAACATCCAAACTTTAAGTTCAAGTTTACCCCTATTTATAATGATCTGTACAATACATTCAGCCAAAAGGCAGAAGATTTTACATTTCCTTACGAAGATGGCCTGTTTGATAAAGTGTTCCTGTTTTCCGTATTCACCCACATGCAGATACCTGAAATCAAAAGATACCTGAAAGAAATCAGCAGGGTAATGAATAGCGATGGGCAATGCCTGGCCACATTCTTTCTGTATGACGAAACCAAAAAGGAGTTTGGCAGCATGCCTTTCCCTCATCAATATGACGGATACAGGCTGATGGATGACAAGGTAACCGCAGCCAATATTGCGGTAAGCATTCCTTTGCTGAACCAGATGGCGGCTGAAGCCGGACTGCAGGTAGCTATGGTAAAAGGAGGATTCTGGAGAGCAGATGTGGAAAGAGAAGGTGCCGATGAATTCCAGGATATTGTTGTATTCAAAAAAATCTAAATAAAAGTAAATAAAGTAAAAATGGCAGAAATTCTTGACGGACTTAAAGTATCCAAAGAAATCAAGGCTGAAATCAAGGCTGAAGTAGAAAAAATCCTTGAAGGCAAGAAAAGGGCTCCCCATCTGGTGGCCATTCTTGTGGGGAACAATGGAGCCAGCAAAGCGTACGTAAACTCTAAAGTAAAAGACTGTGAAGAAGTAGGATTCCGTTCTTCTCTTCTCAAGTTCCCGAGCACTGTTTCCGAATCTGAATTGCTGGAAAAGATTGATGAGCTAAACAAATCCAAAGAAGTAGACGGCTTCATTGTACAGCTTCCTTTGCCGGACCAGATTGACCAGGAGAAGATCATCATGGCCATTGATCCAAGAAAGGATGTAGATGGTTTCCACCCTGAAAACTTCGGGAAGATGGCCCTGGAAATGGATACGTTCCTTCCTGCTACGCCATTCGGGATTCTGACATTGTTGGAAAGATATAATATTGAAACCAAAGGGAAAGACTGTGTCATCATCGGAAGAAGCAAAATCGTAGGAAGACCGATGAGCATCCTGATGGGAAGAAAAGATTTCCCGGGTAACTCTACCGTGACATTGACGCACTCTTATACAAAGGATATTGAAGAATATACAAAAAGCGCAGACATCGTTATTACTGCTTTAGGTGATCCGCACTTCTTAAAGGGTGATATGATCAAAGACGGCGCTGTAATCGTGGATGTAGGGATTACAAGAGTAGATGACGACTCTCCTAAAGGATATTATCTTGCGGGCGATGTTGATTTTGACAGCTGTGCAGCCAAAGCAAGCTGGATTACACCAGTACCCGGAGGAGTAGGCCCTATGACCAGAGCCATGCTGATGAAAAATACCATCATCGCATACAAAACTTCGGTCTATAACGACTAATTTTAAAATGAACAGAGAAGAAGATATTTTATTAAAAGAAGGTAAAATGCTCCCGGTAATGGAGCATTTTTACACTTTACAGGGAGAAGGAGCACACACAGGAAAAGCATCTTATTTCATCAGATTGGGAGGCTGCGACGTGGGGTGCCATTGGTGTGATGTAAAAGAAAGCTGGGATCCGAACCTGCATCCGCTGATGAACGCAGAAGAAATTGCCGAAACCGCAGCAAAACACTGCAAAACAATAGTGCTTACGGGCGGAGAGCCTCTGATGTGGAATCTGGATATTCTGACAGGAAAATTAAAAGAACTGGGATGTACCATTCATATTGAAACGTCAGGAGCGTATCCGATGAGCGGCCACATCGATTGGATTACACTTTCTCCCAAAAAAACAGGACTTCCGAAAGAGGAGATTTATGAAAAGGCCAGCGAGCTTAAAGTGATTATATTCAATCAGCATGATTTTACGTTTGCCCAGGAACAGGCCGCAAAGGTTTCTGAAAACTGTAAGCTGTATATGCAAAGCGAATGGAGCAAGCGTGATGAGATGTATCCTAAAATCACCGATTTTATCCTGGCACATCCGGAATGGCAAGCCTCGGTACAGACCCATAAATATCTGAATATTCCTTAGACACTGTCTTAAATTTCACAAAAAAGGATTAGAGGTCTTTTTTTTATTAATATGTCCGTTTTTGTGCCTGAAGTATTCAAGTAGTAGAAGAAAATCCAGAATATTTACAGAATACCGGAATTTCCAGTGAAAATTACGTACATTAGCCCATAGTATCCGTTATAACACCGATAGATGCAGAGAATTCGATACTCTAGATACCTGAAATCGATTATTATTTTGCTTGACCTTTTGGTTATTGCATCTATTTTTATTTTCTTTTTTGTAAGCCGGAACGAAAATCTGAAGTATAATAAAGAGACATGGTACGAGAATATCTTCTCACTCATATTGCTGTTTTTGTTCTGGATGCTGTTGAGCGGCAGAACAAAGATTTATAATATCCAGAGGAACCTCACCTATACTTTGTTTCTGGAACGTCTCCTGATTCACTTCCTGTTTTTCATATTGGGCGTTCTGCTTATTGCGAAAGTGAGTAAAAACGTATTTTTCAATTCAGATATATACTGGCTGTCGTTTTATCTCTTTTTCTTTATTTTCCTTGTCAAATCGGTCATCTATTTCAGTATAAAATATTTCCGTTCATTGGGGATTAATTACAGAAATGTGATGTTCCTGGGTGAAGAAGGATCAACGGACATTCTGAAAAACATCTTTGAAAACAGAAAAGATTACGGATATAAAATTTTTGAGTACGAAAATCCTGGTATCAATTCAGACGATCTGGTTGGGTTCTGGAAAAGGAATGGAATTCATACGCTATTTTTATCCACAGAAAATACATTCAGTGAAGAGGTGGAAAAAGAGATCTTTAAGCTGGCCGAAGACAATAAGGTTCATGTATCTCTGATCCCAAGTATTTCGCAGAGTGATTTCTTCCTTTATGATCTCGGATATATCCAGACACAGCCGATTCTCAGCCAGGCAAAATATCCGCTGGATTTTTATTCCAATTTCCTGGTAAAAAGAACGTTTGACATTGCTTTCTCGGCAGTCATTCTGCTTCTGCTGTGTTCATGGCTGTTTCCAATCATTGCTGTTTTAATAAAAGCAACTTCCAAAGGCCCGGTATTTTTCGTTCAGAAAAGATATGGTTTCCATGAAGAGGTGTTTTCGTGCCTGAAATTCAGAACAATGGTTGTAAACGATGAGTCTGCTACAAAAACAACGGCAGAAAACGATTCCAGAATCACTAAAATCGGGAAATTCCTTAGAAAAACCAGCCTTGATGAGCTTCCCCAGTTTATCAACGTCCTGAAAGGGGAAATGTCTATTGTAGGACCACGTCCGCACATGCTGGCTGTGGATAACTATTATAAACCAAAAATCGGAAGGTACAGCTTAAGGAGCATGGTTTCTCCGGGAATTACAGGTCTTGCCCAGGTAAGCGGGCTTCGGGGGGATTACGGGGATGTGGAAGTAGAAATGAGGAAACGTATTCTTGCGGACGCTTTCTATGTAAGAAACTGGAGTTTTGTTCTGGACCTGGTTATTATTTTAAAGACCGTTTTACTGGTCATCGGCGGAGATAAAAACGCAAAATAAATCAAACAAAAAGAAAAGATTAAAATTAAGGAATCATATTTGCTGCTTAGGTTAGGTAAACCTTAGGGCGAGGAAGCGAACTTTACCCTTAATTTAAATAAAAAAACCTAATTTAGCAGCATGTTAAAAAAGTTTTTCACAGCAGTAGGAGAATACATGATCCTTCTAGGTAAATCCTTGCAGAAACCACAGAAAATGAGGGTTTTCTGGAAGCTGTTCATGAGAGAAATTAATGATCTTGGGGTCAATTCTTTCGGCCTGGTGGTCTTCACTTCTATATTCGTAGGAGCGGTAGTAGCCATTCAGATGTTCAATAACTTTGACGCCTCCTCTTTTCCTATCCCTCCGTCCTTCGTAGGATATGCTACGAAAGCGGTACTGGTTTTAGAATTTGCGCCTACCATTATCAGCTTAATCCTTGCTGGTAAAGTGGGTTCATATATTGCCTCCAGTATAGGGACCATGAGGGTTTCGGAACAGATTGATGCTTTGGATATTATGGGGGTCAATTCTCCCAATTTCCTGATATTTCCTAAAATTATTGCCTGTATCATTTTCAATCCTCTTCTGATTGCGATCAGTATTGTTTTTGGGATTTGCGGGGGATATATTGCGGGAGTCCTGACAGGAAACTGGACGGAAAACGATTATATTGTAGGGATTCAGATGTATATGCCTAACCTCTTTATATATTACGCATTTACTAAAACTACGGTATTTGCTTTCATTATTGCTACCGTTCCTTCTTATTTCGGATACAATGTAAAAGGAGGATCGCTGGAAGTAGGTAGAGCCAGTACACAGGCAGTGGTATGGACCATGGTATTTATTATCATTTCCGAATTAATTTTAACCCAATTAATATTAAGCTGATGATTGAGGTAAAAGATCTTAAGAAAAGTTTTGGTGATGTTGAAGTACTTAAGGGAATTTCGACTTCTTTTGACAAAGGAAAAGTAAACCTGATCATCGGGCAGAGCGGCTCCGGAAAAACCGTTTTCCTGAAAAGCTTACTGAATGTATACCAGCCATCATCCGGAGAAATCCTTTTTGACGGCCGTGACATCAATGTAATGACCAGAGACGAAAAACAGCATCTGCGCTCAGAAATCGGGACGGTATTCCAGGGCAGTGCGCTTTTTGACTCTCTTACGGTGGAAGAGAATATCATGTTTCCGCTGGACATGTTTACAAACCTTACGTTCAGGGAAAAAAAGAAAAGGGTTTTTGAAGTGATCGGCCGTGTACACCTGGATAAAGCGGGCAGAAAATTTCCGTCTGAGATTTCAGGAGGAATGCAGAAACGTGTGGCCATTGCGAGGGCCATCGTCAACAATCCGAAATACCTGTTCTGTGATGAACCGAATTCGGGTCTTGACCCGTACACTTCCAATATTATTGACGACCTTCTCCTGGAAATCACCAAGGAATATAACACCACAACGATCATCAATACCCACGATATGAACTCTGTAATGACGATTGGGGAGAAAATTGTGTATCTCCGTCTGGGAATCAAAGAATGGGAAGGTAATAAAGACATCCTCATCACCGCAGGCAATAAAAATCTTATAGACTTCGTTTATTCTTCAGAACTGTTTAAAGAGCTGAGAGAATATTTACTTGAAAATAATAAAACGATTGAAAATACAATCCATAAAATAGATGATAATGAAAAAGATACTTAGTATAGCATTAATCGGGTTTTCAATGTTCGCTTCTGCACAGATCTCTCTGGCAGGAAAAGCCAACCTTATATTCCCGACAGGCTCTCCTTCCTGGAAAAATATCAAAGGAACGGTAAATGATGCCATTGAAGGGACAGGGAAAAACAATGCAGGGTTCAATGTAGGGCTTTCCCTAAAAGTAAACCTTCCTGCCGCATTTTACGTAATGCCGGAGGTATACTACACCCACTTCAAAAATGAATTCACTACGGAAAATACGACGTTTGATGTAAAAAGCAACCGTATTGACGTTCCGCTTCTTTTGGGACACAAAGTTCTGGGAGATATGCTTGGTATCTATGCAGGACCTGTTGCCAGCTATAATCTGAGCACGGATAATACCTACAATGACTTTAAGGAAAATGCTAAAAATGATTTCACCGTTGGCTACCAGTTCGGGGCCCAGCTTGAAATCAAAAAATTCCTTATCAATGCCCGTTACGAAGGATCATTCAGCAAGGATGAAAGAAACTTCATCAATAAAGTTTCCGGTGCAGAGGTACGATATGACAACAGACCTAACCTGTTTCTGGTAGGTATCGGTTACCGATTTAAATAATTTGAAAATAACTTCTATAAAAAACCCTCAATATCTTAGATTTGAGGGTTTTGATTTTGTTTCTGAAGTTCTGCTTCTCTCCTGGCAATTTCCACTGCCTGTTTTTCCAGCTCTTCTTTATCTTTCTGCAGTTGTTTGAATTCTTTTCTTTTCTCTTCCGCTTTTATAGCACTTCCCTTACTTACATAGCCCACCATTCCGCCAATAATAAGGCCTATACCCACTCCGGCCATCACGCCCATCATGTGTGAAATGGTAATTCCCCCTACTGTAAAATCTGTAGTCAGGTAAAAAAGAAGTGCTGAAACCGCCAGTAATATCAGCCCGGTAATTGATAAACTTTTCATAAATATTGTGTTTAGTGGTTAAAATTAAAAAAAAGCCTTACCCAATTTAGTGAAAATTTAATAAGGCTTTACAAGATTAAAATTCTGAATCGTTATATTTTCCCTCCGGCTGCTTTGTAATATTCCAAAGCTTTCGGAAGGTCTTTATTGATATCTGAAATCCTGGTTTCAGGATTCGGGTGGGTAGAAAGGAATTCCGGCTGTCTGGATCCTGAAGATGCCCCCTCCATTCTGTTCCAGAAAGGAATGGCTTCTCTTGGATCATATCCGGCCATAGACATCAGGTAAAGCCCCATTTCATCAGCTTCAGATTCCTGGTTTCTCCCGTATTTCAGTAGGGCCACCTGGGACCCGATAGGATATACTTTTTCAAAAATACCGGCCCATTGTGAATTGGAAATGGTTCCACCCAAAATAGATCCTCCATACTGAGCGACCATCGCCTGGGAAATTCTCTCATTTCCATGTCCTGCCAGAGCGTGGGAAACTTCATGTCCCATTACTACTGCAAGACCGTTGTCGTTTTTTGTAACCGGAAGAATTCCTGTATATACGGCCACTTTCCCACCAGGCATGCACCATGCGTTCAGTTCATTGCTTTGGATCAGGTTAAATTCCCAGCTGTAGTTGGCAAGATCTGCTGATCTTCCTATGCTCTGATAATACCTTTCCGCGGCACTTTTTATTCTGCTTCCCACACTCACTATTCTTTTGGCATCTGCAGTCCCTGAAATGATTTTAGATTTGGACAATGTTGTTTTATATTCCTGGGCAGACATGGTCAGTATTTCCGAATTATTTGCAATCTGCAATGAAGATCTGCCCGTAATTGGATTAGTAGTACAAGCTGCAGTAGACAGAGCCACTGCTCCTATTCCTAATAAATGTGTTAATTTCATAGTTCGAGTGTTAATAATTCAACATTTACAATTTTTATTCCAAAATTATAGATAAGGGATATATTTGCATACATTTTGCTATTTAAATTTAACAATTATTACGATCATGAAAAAGTATATTTCACTTATATTTATTTTTGGATTTCTTTTTTTCTTCCAGAGTTGTTCTTCTCAGGCCACATTGGACCCTAAAATGGTAGATACTCTGGTAGATTCCGAGGAATTTACTTTTGTTGCCCAGCGGGCCAATCCAATGAATTATGATGTGATCAATGTGATGGGTTCTATTCAGAATGCTCCAGTAGCCAGAATGCTTCAACTTGATGGAAGTTATTCCATAGAGATTAAGAAGAATAACCTGGATGTGGCCCTTCCTTATTTCGGAAGAATGTTCAATCCTTCATACAATACAGCTGAAAACAGTTACCGGTTCACCTCCAAGGATTTCACCATCAAAAAATCGAGAAACAAAAAAGGAAACTGGATCTTAAAGATCAAACCTAATGATGTAAGAAATGTGGATGAAATGACGATAGAGGTTTTCAGTAAGGGAAAAGCATTTGTTTCCGTGAGAAGCAACGACAGGCAGCCCATCACTTATGACGGCTATGTTTCCAAGAATGAAGAGACCAAGAAAGAAAAGGAAAAGCCTTAGTCTCCGGATAAGAACTTTTCAACAAATAATTTTGCTTCAGTGCTGGGATTTGAAACCATTTCTGAAGCATTTTTTTTGTGCTGAATATAGGCTTCCTCCACAGAATTACTTCTCTTCATCATAGCCAGGATATATTCCTGAACCCAGTATTCAAACCGTTTTTCGGCCTGGTGGGTACGTACCTCGTTAAAACGTCCGGCTTTCTTTTTCAGGCTGATGAATTCATCTATTTTAGTGTAGATTTCTTCAAGTCCTTCGTTGTAAAGAGCTGATCCCAGCAGCACGGGGATTTTCCAGTTTTTTTCTTTGGGAGGAATAAAGTCCAGTGCACGTTTCAGTTCCAGCCTTGTATTTTTTGCTTTCTGGAGATTATCCTGATCCACTTTATTGATGAAAATAAGATCCACCATTTCCATAATTCCACGCTTAATACCCTGTAGCTCGTCTCCACCGCCAATAATTTTCAGAAATAAAAAAACATCCGTAATATCAGCCACCAGCACTTCAGACTGCCCTACTCCCACTGTTTCGATCAGAATATAATCATATCCGGCCGCTTCACAGATCATCATAGTTTCAAAAGTCGTATTGGCAACACCTCCAAGAAATCCTGAGCTCGGGGAAGGACGGATAAAAGCATTTTCTTCTTTGGCCAGTTCTTCCATCCGGGTTTTATCGCCTAAAATACTTCCTTTGTTGATGGAAGAGCTTGGATCAATCGCAAGAACCGCTACTTTCTTGCCATGGCTGATTACCAGCCTTCCGAAATTTTCAATGAACGTAGACTTTCCGGCACCCGGCACTCCTGTAATTCCTACCCTAACGGATTTTCCTGTAAAAGGCATAATCTGCTTCAGAAGTTCCTCAGCCTGATTCCTGTGCTCCGCTTTTTTACTTTCGACTAATGTAATAGCTTTTGCGATCAGGCGCTTGTTCCCTGACCGTATTCCTTCAATTAGTTCTTCTGTAGAAAATTTCATTGATTCAAAATTATAAAAATAACCTTCAAACTCCTCTATAAACGGGTATTAATTTTATTTCTTCTAAATTAAAACTAGCGTCCGGTTTATCAGCGGGCTGGGGAAATTCCTACATTTGTTTTAAATCAAAATCAAGAAACATGAAAAAAATATCCGCTGCTGCATTATTTACCTGCATATTACTGGCTTCCTGTACTCCCAAGACATCTACGTCCGGACCTATAGGACCTGCCGTATCTACTGCAGAGCAAATAGCACAAGGAAAAACCATTTTTGAAAATTCCTGCGGAAAATGTCATAAACTACCGGAGCCTACAGCATACACTTCTGTACAATGGGTAGGCATCATGAATTCTATGGCACCAAAAGCAAAACTGACGGATGAGCAGCACCAGTGGGTTTATGATTATGTTGTTTCTGTGAAAAAATAATCACCAAATCAAAATAAGGGTATGAAAAAAGTAATTCTAAGTATAGCAGGAGGTGCCACATTGCTGGTATCATGCGGACCTAAAAGCACTGCTGTAACAGGACCCAAGTATACCGCGTCTGAACAGCTGGTTCAGGGAAAAACTATTTTTGAAAACTCATGCTCCCGATGCCACAAACTCCCGGATCCTGCTAAACATGATGACCAGGGATGGATTAAAACCTTAAGCAGAATGGCTCCCAAAGCCAAGCTCACCGATGATCAGCACCAGATGGTTTATGATTACCTGATTTCTGTGAATAAGAAGTAGTTTTTAGAGAGTGGCGCAGGGTTTAAGAGTTTGGGGGTTAGAGGGTATTAGGGTTAGAGGGTGTTTGGGTTAGAAGATGTTTGGGTTTTTAACTGATCACCAATCATTCATAACTTATCGCTCTTTTCTCATTTTAACTCAATTCCTAATCCTGGTTTTCCGGTTAATCTAATTTCCCCGTTCTCTACGAAGTTTCCGGCGGCATAATCGTTGGAGATCAGGTTGGCTCCGTCCAGATCCACAAAATCTGCAAGTCCTGCGAGCATACAGCCTGCAGAAATCCCCACTGTAGATTCTGTCATGCATCCGATCATGACTTTATATCCCAGATCTTTTGCCCTCCGGATCATTCCTAATGCCGGTGTGAGGCCTCCACATTTCATGAGTTTGATATTCACGCTTTGATAATATGGTACAAGCTTTTCCAGGGAATCAAGATCCTGGCAGTCCTCATCTGCCATCCAGTTGGCAAAACCATCTTTACAGAGTACTTTGTAATTTCCAACAGGTCCTGGCTGTTCCAGATAGGAAAACTGACTGCTACCTTCATACTCCTGAAGCCAGATACAATCTTCATCTGTAAAGCTGGCATTCGAGTCAAGCGCTATATTCCGGTTTAATTTCAGCAGTATTTTTACATGATCATGGTTCAGTCCTTTACACTTCACTTTGAATTTGTTCCAGCTGCTGTGTTCTATCTTCCTGATCTGGTCTTCAATAGCTGCTACTGAAATAGTAATGGAGCTTTCTGCGGGATTTCCTGCAGGGATATTATTGAGTTCCGTAAAGCTTCTGTTTTCAAGTTTTCCAAAGAGATCCCAATAGGCACAATCCAGGGCGGACAATAAAAAGGGATGGAGATCCAGCCTGGAAAGAAAAAGGAAAAAATCTGCCGGGTGGATGATCTCCTGCATCTCAAGCAGAGGCTGTATTTCTTTTAGTTTTATAATGAGGGCCTTCAGGTTTATCCGATAATAATCTATCGCAACACATTCGCCATACCCATGACCGTTTAAATGAGATAATCTCACCAGCAGTGCTTCTCTTTTATCATAATTCCCGTAGGAGATGGAGAAGGTTTCTTTTAACTTCAGCTCTTTTATTTCCCAATTTATCGTCATATCCTAACTAATCCACTGTTCTACTATTTTAACCTCAACCCATTTACCTTTGATTTTTTTATAGATTGCAGTATACCCGCTTCCATTTAAATAACCGCAAGAGACAGAATTCTGCACAATGCACAGCGTTTTTTCTTTATTAAAAAAAGGTACGGAAAACTTACGGATACACTGATGGCCAAATTTTGAACGAAACGCAGTCCAAAAATCTTTTTCCCTGTTCTCTGTTAATTTACTGAGATCTTCATCTGAAACATATTGTAATGTCTTCCTGATTTTTGCTGTATCCAGTTTGAAATTAAGCGTTATTTTTTCCTGGCTTTTGTAGTAGGCAGAATCCTTAATTGAAAAAACGGAATCATATTTCAGATGAACTCCTAAAGGTCTGGATTCATCATTTTCCTTTTCAAAAAGATAAACTGCCTGCAAAGGGGTAATCAATACATTATTATTTTCATCTAAAGAAATACTGTCTTTATCAATCAACTGATTCAAAACTTCATATCTTAAATACAAATCTTCATCTATCAAACTGATATTCAATTTAGTATTTGGATTATTTTCATTTTTCTTACAGGAAAACATCAATAATAAAAGCAAAAAAATAAGGCGTTTCATATTCTAAAGCTACAAAAAAAGACCTTCTGAAAAAATCAAAGCCGGAATAAATTCCGGCCATGAGTTATAGTTATTTCTTTTTTTTGGTTTTGGGCATCTTCCCTTTAATAAATTTCTCCCTGTTTTTCAAAAAATCTACCATAGCCTGATTGTAGCTGTAATTTTTTGCTTCTTTCAACGGCTTCAATGCTTTTTTATATTCAAATCTGATCTCGAAAAGCAGTGATTTCTGGATCAGTATCCTGGCTTTATCAATTCCTTTGATCTTTAAAGCATAATTGATGAGCTTTTCCGCTTCCTCCAGATCTTCATTATCCAAAAGGCATTTGATGTAATACTGCGGGGTA includes:
- a CDS encoding enolase C-terminal domain-like protein, whose protein sequence is MTINWEIKELKLKETFSISYGNYDKREALLVRLSHLNGHGYGECVAIDYYRINLKALIIKLKEIQPLLEMQEIIHPADFFLFLSRLDLHPFLLSALDCAYWDLFGKLENRSFTELNNIPAGNPAESSITISVAAIEDQIRKIEHSSWNKFKVKCKGLNHDHVKILLKLNRNIALDSNASFTDEDCIWLQEYEGSSQFSYLEQPGPVGNYKVLCKDGFANWMADEDCQDLDSLEKLVPYYQSVNIKLMKCGGLTPALGMIRRAKDLGYKVMIGCMTESTVGISAGCMLAGLADFVDLDGANLISNDYAAGNFVENGEIRLTGKPGLGIELK
- a CDS encoding cytochrome C, with protein sequence MKKVILSIAGGATLLVSCGPKSTAVTGPKYTASEQLVQGKTIFENSCSRCHKLPDPAKHDDQGWIKTLSRMAPKAKLTDDQHQMVYDYLISVNKK
- a CDS encoding ABC transporter ATP-binding protein, whose translation is MIEVKDLKKSFGDVEVLKGISTSFDKGKVNLIIGQSGSGKTVFLKSLLNVYQPSSGEILFDGRDINVMTRDEKQHLRSEIGTVFQGSALFDSLTVEENIMFPLDMFTNLTFREKKKRVFEVIGRVHLDKAGRKFPSEISGGMQKRVAIARAIVNNPKYLFCDEPNSGLDPYTSNIIDDLLLEITKEYNTTTIINTHDMNSVMTIGEKIVYLRLGIKEWEGNKDILITAGNKNLIDFVYSSELFKELREYLLENNKTIENTIHKIDDNEKDT
- a CDS encoding M48 family metallopeptidase, which encodes MKLTHLLGIGAVALSTAACTTNPITGRSSLQIANNSEILTMSAQEYKTTLSKSKIISGTADAKRIVSVGSRIKSAAERYYQSIGRSADLANYSWEFNLIQSNELNAWCMPGGKVAVYTGILPVTKNDNGLAVVMGHEVSHALAGHGNERISQAMVAQYGGSILGGTISNSQWAGIFEKVYPIGSQVALLKYGRNQESEADEMGLYLMSMAGYDPREAIPFWNRMEGASSGSRQPEFLSTHPNPETRISDINKDLPKALEYYKAAGGKI
- a CDS encoding c-type cytochrome, with amino-acid sequence MKKISAAALFTCILLASCTPKTSTSGPIGPAVSTAEQIAQGKTIFENSCGKCHKLPEPTAYTSVQWVGIMNSMAPKAKLTDEQHQWVYDYVVSVKK
- a CDS encoding outer membrane beta-barrel protein — translated: MKKILSIALIGFSMFASAQISLAGKANLIFPTGSPSWKNIKGTVNDAIEGTGKNNAGFNVGLSLKVNLPAAFYVMPEVYYTHFKNEFTTENTTFDVKSNRIDVPLLLGHKVLGDMLGIYAGPVASYNLSTDNTYNDFKENAKNDFTVGYQFGAQLEIKKFLINARYEGSFSKDERNFINKVSGAEVRYDNRPNLFLVGIGYRFK
- a CDS encoding DUF4251 domain-containing protein, whose amino-acid sequence is MKKYISLIFIFGFLFFFQSCSSQATLDPKMVDTLVDSEEFTFVAQRANPMNYDVINVMGSIQNAPVARMLQLDGSYSIEIKKNNLDVALPYFGRMFNPSYNTAENSYRFTSKDFTIKKSRNKKGNWILKIKPNDVRNVDEMTIEVFSKGKAFVSVRSNDRQPITYDGYVSKNEETKKEKEKP
- the meaB gene encoding methylmalonyl Co-A mutase-associated GTPase MeaB, whose amino-acid sequence is MKFSTEELIEGIRSGNKRLIAKAITLVESKKAEHRNQAEELLKQIMPFTGKSVRVGITGVPGAGKSTFIENFGRLVISHGKKVAVLAIDPSSSINKGSILGDKTRMEELAKEENAFIRPSPSSGFLGGVANTTFETMMICEAAGYDYILIETVGVGQSEVLVADITDVFLFLKIIGGGDELQGIKRGIMEMVDLIFINKVDQDNLQKAKNTRLELKRALDFIPPKEKNWKIPVLLGSALYNEGLEEIYTKIDEFISLKKKAGRFNEVRTHQAEKRFEYWVQEYILAMMKRSNSVEEAYIQHKKNASEMVSNPSTEAKLFVEKFLSGD